A portion of the Pseudarthrobacter sp. L1SW genome contains these proteins:
- a CDS encoding DUF3054 domain-containing protein, with product MTSRNEKTARPQALRLAVAAAGADAAMILVFAAVGRDAHQRGEVVTGVLLTAWPFLAGAAMGWLIARAWRDPLSVRRTGIAVWLGSVAGGMALRALTSQTVVLPFVIVALLSLGVLLLGYRLLAAGLKRRRDA from the coding sequence ATGACTTCCCGCAATGAGAAGACCGCAAGACCGCAGGCCCTCCGCCTGGCGGTGGCCGCGGCGGGAGCCGACGCCGCCATGATCCTGGTGTTCGCCGCCGTCGGCCGCGACGCCCACCAGCGCGGCGAAGTGGTGACCGGGGTGCTGCTGACTGCCTGGCCGTTCCTGGCCGGAGCTGCGATGGGATGGCTTATCGCAAGGGCCTGGCGGGATCCCCTTTCGGTACGCCGGACGGGCATTGCCGTTTGGCTCGGCAGCGTGGCGGGAGGGATGGCACTGCGCGCCCTGACGAGCCAGACCGTGGTGCTCCCGTTCGTCATTGTGGCCTTGCTTAGCCTGGGCGTCCTGCTGCTTGGCTACCGCCTGCTGGCGGCGGGGCTCAAGCGCCGCCGCGACGCCTGA
- a CDS encoding Lrp/AsnC family transcriptional regulator, with the protein MITAFVLIKTDAARIPETAEEISAIEGISEVYSVTGEWDLIAVARVPRHEDLADVIADRLSKVPAVVHTTTHIAFRAYSQHDLDAAFALGFEQ; encoded by the coding sequence GTGATCACTGCATTCGTTCTGATCAAGACCGACGCCGCCCGCATACCCGAGACAGCCGAGGAAATCTCCGCTATCGAGGGGATCAGCGAGGTTTACTCCGTCACCGGCGAATGGGACCTTATCGCAGTGGCCCGGGTTCCCCGGCACGAGGACCTGGCCGACGTCATCGCGGACAGGCTTTCCAAGGTCCCTGCGGTGGTCCACACCACGACCCACATCGCTTTCCGCGCGTACTCACAGCACGATCTGGACGCAGCGTTCGCGCTGGGCTTTGAACAGTAG
- the trpD gene encoding anthranilate phosphoribosyltransferase, translated as MTSQAPAPSGNSWPRLISALIGGADLTADNTSWAMDTIMAGEATPAQIAGFLVALSSKGETVEELSGLVEAMLAHARPVTISGEKLDIVGTGGDQLNTVNISTMAALVAAGAGAKVVKHGNRAASSSSGSADVLEALGVRLDLSVEEVARNAEEAGITFCFAQVFHPSFRHTAVPRRELAVPTAFNFLGPLTNPAKVQASAVGVANARMAPLVAGVLAQRGSRGLVFRGNDGLDELTTTGPSTVWEIRDGRVTELTFSPQDLGIRLATVEQLRGGNAEVNAAVVRDVLAGKEGPVRDAVLVNAAAGLVAFDESAEGPFLDRMRKAFVRAAESIDSGAAAAVLGKWVALTAR; from the coding sequence GTGACTTCACAGGCTCCCGCACCGTCCGGCAATTCTTGGCCCCGCCTGATCTCCGCCCTGATCGGCGGAGCTGACCTTACGGCGGACAATACCTCCTGGGCGATGGACACCATCATGGCGGGGGAGGCCACACCTGCACAGATTGCCGGATTCCTGGTGGCACTAAGCTCCAAGGGTGAAACGGTTGAGGAGCTTTCGGGCCTGGTGGAAGCCATGCTTGCGCATGCAAGGCCAGTGACCATTTCGGGCGAAAAGCTGGACATCGTGGGCACCGGCGGCGACCAGTTGAACACCGTGAATATCTCCACCATGGCGGCCCTGGTCGCCGCGGGAGCCGGCGCCAAGGTGGTCAAGCACGGCAACCGGGCCGCGTCGTCGTCGTCAGGCTCTGCCGATGTGCTCGAAGCCTTGGGCGTGCGGCTGGACCTGTCCGTCGAGGAGGTGGCACGCAACGCCGAAGAAGCCGGCATCACGTTCTGCTTCGCGCAGGTGTTCCACCCCTCGTTCCGGCACACCGCGGTTCCGCGGCGGGAGCTGGCCGTTCCCACTGCTTTCAACTTCCTCGGCCCCCTCACAAACCCTGCCAAGGTCCAGGCCTCAGCAGTCGGCGTCGCAAACGCCAGGATGGCGCCCCTGGTAGCCGGCGTGCTGGCTCAGCGGGGGAGCAGGGGCCTGGTATTCCGCGGCAACGACGGCCTCGACGAACTCACCACCACAGGGCCCTCGACAGTGTGGGAAATCCGTGATGGCCGGGTCACCGAACTGACTTTCTCTCCGCAGGACCTGGGGATCCGCCTTGCCACCGTGGAACAGTTGCGGGGCGGAAACGCAGAGGTAAACGCTGCCGTTGTCCGCGATGTCCTGGCCGGCAAGGAAGGCCCTGTCAGGGATGCCGTCCTGGTTAATGCAGCGGCCGGACTTGTGGCCTTTGATGAATCCGCAGAGGGCCCGTTCCTTGACCGGATGCGCAAGGCTTTTGTCCGCGCGGCCGAGTCCATTGATTCCGGGGCCGCCGCGGCCGTCCTTGGGAAGTGGGTCGCGCTCACCGCCCGGTGA
- a CDS encoding type III polyketide synthase, producing the protein MTVYVRSLETAVPKTMLIQSEARDVFAAQPGLSRLGSRLVNTCFDSAAIDTRFTAVEELTNEFRADDPQFYDPATGLLLNPSTKVRNEIFGREATKLFVEAARSAVDACPELNLLDITHLVTVSCTGFFNPGPDYKIVRELGLDPAVQRYHLGFMGCYAAFPALRAAKLFCEADPNAVVLVVCAELCSLHVRTSNDPDTIMGSALFADGAAAAVVTARQGTEEHALMRLDHFETVLTPVGEDAMAWNIGDHGFEMVLGNYVPHIIDDHIVGALDPLLAREPELAALPYSSIRHWAIHPGGRSILDKVESRLGLTQEQLVPAREVLRNYGNMSSATVLFVIKHILEQDPEPGDERICSMAFGPGLTVETAVFTKLRQARTARPARTSPAEQAPERLPAEAPVA; encoded by the coding sequence ATGACGGTCTACGTGCGTTCACTTGAAACTGCAGTTCCGAAAACGATGCTGATCCAGTCAGAGGCCCGGGATGTCTTTGCGGCGCAGCCGGGTTTGTCCAGGCTTGGTTCCCGGCTGGTGAACACCTGCTTCGATTCAGCTGCGATCGACACACGCTTTACCGCTGTCGAGGAACTCACCAACGAGTTCCGCGCGGACGATCCGCAGTTCTATGACCCTGCCACCGGCCTCCTGCTGAATCCCAGCACCAAAGTCCGCAACGAGATCTTCGGCCGCGAGGCCACCAAGCTTTTTGTGGAAGCTGCCCGCTCCGCCGTCGACGCCTGCCCGGAACTCAATCTACTTGACATAACTCACCTGGTGACAGTCTCCTGCACGGGATTCTTCAACCCGGGGCCGGACTACAAGATCGTGCGCGAGCTCGGCCTGGATCCGGCGGTCCAGCGCTACCACCTCGGATTCATGGGCTGCTATGCGGCCTTTCCCGCCCTGCGCGCAGCAAAGCTGTTCTGCGAAGCCGACCCCAACGCCGTCGTGCTGGTGGTCTGTGCAGAACTATGCTCGCTGCACGTCCGCACGTCCAACGACCCGGACACCATCATGGGGTCAGCCCTTTTCGCCGATGGTGCGGCAGCCGCCGTCGTCACTGCCCGGCAAGGCACCGAAGAACATGCACTGATGCGGCTGGACCACTTCGAAACTGTCCTCACCCCCGTTGGCGAGGACGCCATGGCCTGGAACATAGGCGACCACGGATTCGAGATGGTCCTGGGAAACTACGTCCCGCACATCATCGACGACCACATCGTCGGGGCGCTGGACCCCCTCCTGGCACGGGAACCGGAATTGGCCGCACTCCCCTACTCCTCCATCCGCCACTGGGCCATCCACCCGGGCGGCCGCAGCATCCTTGACAAAGTCGAGTCCAGGCTCGGCCTGACGCAGGAACAGCTGGTTCCAGCCCGTGAAGTCCTCCGCAATTACGGCAACATGAGCAGCGCAACCGTCCTCTTCGTCATCAAGCACATCCTCGAACAGGACCCGGAACCGGGCGACGAGCGGATCTGCTCCATGGCCTTCGGCCCCGGGCTCACCGTGGAAACAGCGGTTTTCACCAAGCTGCGGCAGGC
- a CDS encoding heme-copper oxidase subunit III, with protein MWLSSELMFFAGLFAMYFTLRSTSAQMWAEETAKLNFPFALVNTIVLVASSFTCQMGVFAAERLQPRRTGGAFQFARWGMNEWFTLTFLMGAFFVAGQTTEYAMLVSEHVSLSSNAYGSAFYMTTGFHGLHVIGGLIAFLLIMGRSFAAKKFGHFEATSAIVTSYYWHFVDVVWIGLFLVIYVLK; from the coding sequence GTGTGGCTGTCCAGCGAGTTGATGTTCTTCGCCGGTCTCTTCGCCATGTACTTCACACTGCGCTCCACGAGTGCGCAGATGTGGGCCGAGGAGACAGCCAAGCTCAACTTCCCCTTTGCGCTCGTTAACACCATCGTCCTCGTGGCCAGTTCCTTTACTTGCCAGATGGGCGTCTTCGCGGCCGAACGGCTGCAGCCGCGCCGGACCGGGGGTGCGTTCCAATTCGCCCGCTGGGGTATGAACGAATGGTTCACCCTGACCTTCCTTATGGGCGCATTCTTCGTTGCCGGACAGACCACCGAGTACGCAATGCTGGTCTCTGAGCACGTCTCGCTGTCCTCCAACGCCTACGGCTCCGCCTTCTACATGACCACCGGCTTCCACGGCCTCCACGTCATCGGCGGGCTCATCGCCTTCCTGCTCATCATGGGCCGGTCCTTCGCCGCGAAGAAGTTCGGGCATTTCGAAGCGACATCAGCGATTGTCACCTCTTACTACTGGCACTTCGTGGACGTCGTGTGGATCGGCCTCTTCCTGGTCATCTACGTACTCAAGTAG
- a CDS encoding c-type cytochrome, giving the protein MKALSQKRRHPLAALALLLMGLLITGGLYAAATTVNEAKASTTSYSANDVEEGGKLFAANCATCHGMGASGSQDGPSLVGVGAAAVDFQVGTGRMPMQMNGPQAMKKPVQFNDEQTRQLSAYVASLGAGPAVPEESLLDEGGDAAAGGELFRTNCAMCHNAAAAGGALTRGKFAPALADVSGKHIYEAMATGPQNMPVFSDSNITPEGKRDIITFLKQIETTGSPGGADLGSLGPVAEGLFVWVAGLGVIIAFTIWLTSRTS; this is encoded by the coding sequence GTGAAGGCACTCTCACAAAAGCGGCGTCACCCACTAGCAGCACTAGCGCTGCTCCTGATGGGGCTCCTCATCACGGGTGGGCTGTACGCCGCGGCCACCACCGTCAACGAGGCAAAGGCCTCCACCACTTCCTACAGCGCCAATGACGTGGAAGAGGGCGGCAAGCTGTTCGCCGCCAACTGCGCCACCTGCCACGGCATGGGCGCAAGCGGAAGCCAGGACGGTCCTTCGCTGGTTGGCGTTGGCGCAGCAGCCGTTGACTTCCAAGTGGGCACCGGCCGCATGCCGATGCAGATGAACGGCCCCCAGGCCATGAAGAAGCCCGTCCAGTTCAACGATGAGCAGACCCGGCAGCTTTCAGCCTATGTTGCTTCCCTGGGCGCCGGCCCGGCAGTTCCCGAAGAAAGCCTGCTTGATGAAGGCGGTGACGCCGCTGCCGGCGGCGAACTGTTCCGCACCAACTGCGCCATGTGCCACAACGCGGCTGCTGCCGGTGGTGCCCTGACCCGCGGCAAGTTCGCCCCGGCCCTGGCGGACGTATCCGGCAAGCACATCTACGAAGCCATGGCCACCGGCCCGCAGAACATGCCCGTGTTCAGCGATTCGAACATCACCCCTGAAGGCAAGCGCGACATCATCACCTTCCTGAAGCAGATCGAGACCACCGGTTCGCCCGGCGGAGCAGACCTCGGATCCTTGGGCCCGGTGGCAGAAGGCCTGTTTGTCTGGGTTGCCGGCCTCGGTGTCATCATCGCCTTCACTATCTGGCTGACTTCCCGGACCTCTTGA
- a CDS encoding VOC family protein: MPRKIGTCLWFENQAEEAAQFYTSVFDDSRILNVSRFGEGGPGAAGEAIAVDFELEGRGFTALNGARGSTFTEAVSFVVDCEDQSTVDRYWAALTDGGSESQCGWLKDRFGLSWQIVPTVLPSLIAGPDPHGSQRAMQAMLGMRKLDIAELQRAYHG, encoded by the coding sequence ATGCCTCGAAAGATCGGGACCTGCCTCTGGTTCGAGAACCAGGCGGAAGAAGCGGCTCAGTTCTACACTTCGGTTTTCGATGATTCCAGGATCCTCAACGTTTCGCGCTTCGGTGAGGGAGGACCAGGCGCTGCGGGCGAGGCAATCGCCGTCGACTTTGAACTGGAAGGACGGGGGTTCACCGCCCTGAATGGTGCCCGGGGATCCACCTTCACTGAGGCGGTCTCGTTCGTGGTGGACTGTGAGGACCAGTCCACCGTGGACCGGTATTGGGCGGCTTTGACCGACGGCGGCTCGGAGAGCCAGTGCGGCTGGCTGAAGGACCGTTTCGGCTTGTCCTGGCAGATCGTCCCCACTGTCCTCCCGTCCTTGATCGCGGGTCCCGACCCCCACGGGTCCCAGCGGGCCATGCAGGCGATGTTGGGGATGCGCAAGCTGGACATCGCCGAACTCCAGAGGGCGTACCACGGGTGA
- a CDS encoding ubiquinol-cytochrome c reductase iron-sulfur subunit encodes MGNHSDGSPNHSGTVATAGQNEVEKFQDPGIPPHRLRLADTDPKAAKRAERQVALLFGISVVGTLIFLVAYFAIDLGGEDSSIGTIRLQNMLLGLGTAFAMLGIGTGIVHWAKALMPDHEVSEERHAIRYEEDRQAAVRIVDDIVEETGIKRRPLIRNTLLGAVALAPLPAIAMFGDLGPRPDNKLAHTMWAPQEGKLKRLARDPDGTPIKASDVTIGSAFHVIPEGLNELHEGKLNEKAKAVVLLMRLDPASLNPSEGREDWGYNGIVAYSKICTHVGCPVALYEQQTHHLLCPCHQSTFDLTQECKVIFGPASRPLPQLPIAVDDEGYLVATSDFKEPVGPSYWERDMHERSINS; translated from the coding sequence ATGGGCAACCATAGTGACGGCAGTCCGAACCACTCGGGCACCGTAGCTACGGCTGGTCAGAATGAGGTGGAGAAATTCCAGGATCCTGGAATCCCTCCGCACCGTTTGCGCCTGGCTGACACGGACCCGAAGGCCGCAAAGCGGGCAGAACGGCAGGTCGCCTTACTATTTGGCATCTCTGTTGTTGGAACCCTGATCTTCCTGGTGGCGTACTTCGCCATCGACCTGGGAGGCGAAGACTCGAGCATCGGCACCATAAGGCTGCAGAACATGCTGCTCGGCCTTGGCACCGCATTTGCCATGCTTGGCATCGGTACCGGCATTGTGCACTGGGCCAAGGCCCTCATGCCGGACCACGAAGTCTCCGAGGAACGCCACGCGATCCGCTACGAGGAGGACCGCCAGGCGGCGGTCCGCATTGTCGATGACATCGTCGAAGAGACGGGCATCAAGCGCCGTCCGCTGATCCGGAACACCCTCCTGGGTGCTGTTGCCCTGGCGCCGCTGCCGGCCATCGCCATGTTCGGTGACCTCGGACCGCGTCCGGACAACAAGCTGGCCCACACCATGTGGGCACCCCAGGAAGGCAAGCTCAAGCGGCTTGCCCGTGATCCTGACGGGACGCCCATCAAGGCTTCCGACGTCACCATCGGCTCCGCTTTCCACGTCATCCCGGAAGGGCTGAACGAACTCCACGAGGGCAAGCTCAACGAAAAGGCCAAGGCAGTTGTGCTGCTTATGCGGCTGGACCCGGCATCGCTGAACCCCTCCGAGGGCCGTGAGGACTGGGGCTACAACGGCATCGTTGCCTACTCCAAGATCTGCACCCATGTCGGCTGCCCTGTTGCTCTGTACGAGCAGCAGACGCACCACCTGCTGTGCCCGTGCCACCAGTCCACCTTCGACCTCACCCAAGAGTGCAAGGTGATCTTCGGCCCCGCCAGCCGGCCTCTCCCCCAGCTGCCCATCGCAGTTGACGACGAGGGCTACTTGGTCGCCACGAGCGACTTCAAAGAACCCGTAGGACCAAGTTACTGGGAGCGTGATATGCATGAGCGCAGCATCAACAGCTGA
- a CDS encoding ubiquinol-cytochrome c reductase cytochrome b subunit, translating to MSAASTAEPAFVAKTKTGRFTDFVDARVGGSGILREFGRKVFPDHWSFMFGEVALYSFVILLLSGTFLTFFFDPSMAETHYDGSYVPLKGVEMSVAYSSSLDISFDIRGGLFMRQVHHWAALLFVASIAVHMLRVFFTGAFRKPREMNWVVGGVLLILAMAAGFTGYSLPDDLLSGNGLRIIDGVIKSIPVIGTYISFFLFGGEFPGTAIIGRLYMLHILLVPALILLMIVLHLFMVVVHKHTQYPGPGRNDNNVVGYPLGPVYAAKAGGFFFIVFGVLALMAGFFTINPIWNYGPYDPSPVSAGTQPDWYIGFVDGALRLMPGVIGDFHFEYVIFGYTLTLNVLLPALVPAGILFTIMFMYPWIERWVTKDEREHHVLDRPRNAPTRTAIGMAGFVWYCVMWAAAGSDLIATHFHVSLNDVTYWLRALFFVGPIIAFVVTKRVALALQRKDREIALHGRETGRIVRLPHGEFIEVHAPLDEYKRYKLVGFESPEVLPAVPNEHGVVTRKEKRRAFLSKWFFEDRVAPATPAELEAAHGHGHAAVEAPEEAKSLSH from the coding sequence ATGAGCGCAGCATCAACAGCTGAGCCGGCTTTCGTCGCCAAAACCAAGACGGGGCGGTTTACCGACTTCGTCGATGCACGTGTGGGCGGTTCCGGGATCCTCCGCGAATTCGGCCGCAAGGTCTTCCCGGACCACTGGTCCTTCATGTTCGGCGAAGTGGCCCTCTACTCGTTTGTCATCCTCCTGCTTTCGGGCACGTTCCTGACATTCTTCTTTGATCCGTCCATGGCGGAGACGCACTACGACGGGTCGTACGTTCCGCTGAAGGGCGTCGAGATGTCCGTGGCGTACAGCTCGTCGCTCGACATCTCCTTTGACATCCGCGGCGGCCTGTTTATGCGCCAGGTCCACCACTGGGCAGCACTGCTGTTCGTGGCGTCCATCGCAGTGCACATGCTGAGGGTCTTTTTCACCGGCGCCTTCCGCAAGCCCCGCGAAATGAACTGGGTGGTGGGTGGCGTCCTGCTCATCCTCGCCATGGCCGCCGGCTTCACCGGCTACTCACTCCCTGATGACCTGCTCTCCGGAAACGGCCTGCGCATCATCGACGGCGTGATCAAGTCCATCCCGGTCATCGGCACCTACATCTCGTTCTTCCTCTTTGGAGGAGAATTCCCGGGCACGGCCATCATCGGGCGCCTGTACATGCTCCACATCCTGCTGGTGCCGGCACTGATCCTGCTCATGATCGTCCTGCACCTTTTCATGGTGGTTGTCCACAAGCACACCCAGTACCCCGGCCCCGGCCGCAACGACAACAACGTTGTCGGCTACCCCCTGGGTCCGGTCTATGCAGCCAAGGCCGGCGGATTCTTCTTCATCGTCTTCGGCGTCCTGGCCCTGATGGCAGGCTTCTTCACGATCAACCCGATCTGGAACTACGGGCCCTACGACCCCTCCCCCGTATCCGCCGGTACCCAGCCCGACTGGTACATCGGATTTGTTGACGGCGCACTGCGCCTGATGCCGGGCGTCATTGGCGACTTCCACTTCGAGTACGTGATCTTCGGCTACACGCTCACGCTGAACGTCCTGCTCCCGGCCCTGGTCCCGGCGGGTATCCTGTTCACGATCATGTTCATGTACCCGTGGATCGAACGGTGGGTCACCAAGGACGAGCGCGAGCACCACGTCCTTGACCGTCCCCGGAACGCGCCCACCCGTACGGCCATCGGTATGGCTGGCTTCGTCTGGTACTGCGTCATGTGGGCAGCTGCAGGCTCCGACCTCATTGCAACCCACTTCCATGTCTCCCTGAACGACGTCACGTACTGGCTGCGGGCCCTGTTCTTCGTCGGGCCGATTATTGCCTTCGTCGTTACCAAGCGTGTGGCCTTGGCCCTTCAGCGCAAGGACCGGGAGATCGCCCTGCACGGACGCGAGACGGGCCGTATTGTCCGCCTCCCGCACGGGGAGTTCATCGAGGTCCACGCTCCCCTGGATGAGTACAAGCGCTACAAGCTGGTCGGCTTCGAATCGCCTGAAGTTCTTCCTGCCGTACCGAACGAACACGGCGTGGTGACCCGTAAGGAGAAGCGCCGCGCATTCCTGTCGAAGTGGTTCTTCGAGGACCGCGTTGCGCCGGCAACTCCCGCTGAGCTTGAAGCTGCGCACGGCCACGGCCACGCTGCAGTGGAAGCACCTGAGGAAGCAAAGAGCCTGTCCCACTAG
- a CDS encoding triacylglycerol lipase gives MGFPGDDGRLPVIYVRGFAGTGAAVNSAVDDPFYGFSQGSVHVRADSNGRAKFHQFESPMLRLVSDHKYEVPVHGDQWAFLNSADAGSVSPASVWIHRFYDVSADTFGADAEDFSFEQAARDLFKLIKLVLEKTGAPKVFLVAHSMGGLICRSLLQRVIPESLAGQDGTVDPAAGAGFVARVFTYATPHGGIRFAIGFGLLEKIRDATGLQGADIFGPDRMYEYLTPPASRRTRTRDQFVATEMPGDGFPVEELFCLVGSNPEDYDVAMGLSSKAVGARSDGLVQIDNAAVRGAPLAVVHRSHSGRYGIVNSEEGYQNLQRFLFGDLKVEVELVGFTVGREAPADVEFQLDVALAIRGLPVMVHEQSAAHFCPVQIEHWREGDPIDSPVPLLTTFLSSKAPRPRVGGRVVPRLRHALRLRLMSIREKEGHFFFDDHLEQTEDWQDTLVVDIEPPGKNRPLPRAWAAWNSLIPTALRDWEPGDRDQLKDTDTTVHRWSGRISVPEAARDLLGRNAGINLTVTPRALTF, from the coding sequence ATGGGGTTCCCTGGTGACGACGGCCGGCTGCCGGTGATCTACGTCAGAGGTTTCGCAGGGACGGGGGCGGCGGTCAATAGCGCCGTCGATGACCCCTTCTACGGCTTCAGCCAGGGCTCTGTCCACGTCAGGGCCGACAGCAACGGCCGGGCGAAGTTCCACCAGTTCGAATCTCCGATGCTGCGGCTGGTGAGCGACCATAAGTACGAGGTTCCTGTCCACGGGGACCAATGGGCCTTCCTCAACAGCGCGGACGCCGGCTCGGTGAGCCCGGCGTCGGTCTGGATCCACCGCTTTTACGATGTATCAGCAGACACCTTTGGCGCGGACGCGGAGGACTTCTCCTTTGAACAGGCGGCACGTGACCTGTTCAAGTTGATCAAGCTTGTGTTGGAGAAAACCGGCGCGCCAAAGGTCTTCCTGGTGGCCCATTCCATGGGCGGGCTGATCTGCCGCTCGCTGCTGCAACGCGTCATCCCCGAAAGCCTGGCCGGGCAAGACGGCACAGTAGACCCCGCCGCGGGGGCCGGGTTTGTCGCCAGGGTTTTCACCTACGCGACGCCGCACGGTGGAATCCGTTTCGCCATCGGATTTGGCCTGCTCGAGAAAATTCGCGACGCCACCGGCCTCCAGGGGGCGGACATCTTTGGCCCTGACCGAATGTACGAATACCTCACTCCGCCGGCCTCCAGGCGGACACGGACACGTGACCAATTCGTCGCAACCGAGATGCCCGGGGACGGGTTCCCGGTAGAAGAACTGTTCTGCCTCGTCGGCTCCAACCCTGAAGACTACGACGTGGCCATGGGTCTGTCATCCAAAGCGGTGGGAGCCCGCAGTGACGGGCTGGTCCAGATCGACAACGCGGCAGTCCGCGGTGCGCCGCTGGCCGTTGTGCACCGCAGTCACAGCGGACGGTACGGAATCGTCAACTCGGAGGAGGGCTACCAGAACCTCCAACGCTTCCTTTTCGGTGATCTCAAGGTCGAAGTGGAGCTGGTCGGCTTCACGGTCGGCAGGGAGGCCCCCGCCGACGTCGAATTCCAGCTTGACGTCGCGCTGGCCATCAGGGGACTGCCGGTCATGGTCCACGAGCAAAGCGCGGCCCACTTCTGTCCGGTGCAGATTGAGCATTGGCGGGAAGGGGACCCCATCGATTCTCCGGTTCCGCTGCTGACGACCTTCCTGTCCTCCAAGGCACCACGGCCCCGTGTCGGGGGCAGGGTAGTACCCCGGCTCCGTCACGCGCTCCGCCTTCGGCTGATGTCCATCAGGGAAAAGGAGGGGCACTTCTTCTTCGATGACCACCTGGAACAGACCGAGGACTGGCAGGATACCTTGGTGGTTGACATTGAACCTCCCGGGAAAAACCGGCCGCTGCCGAGGGCCTGGGCCGCGTGGAACAGCCTGATCCCGACGGCCCTCAGGGACTGGGAGCCGGGGGACAGGGACCAACTGAAGGACACGGACACCACCGTTCACCGCTGGAGCGGACGGATAAGCGTCCCGGAGGCCGCCCGGGACCTGCTGGGACGAAACGCAGGCATCAACCTCACCGTGACCCCGAGAGCTCTCACGTTCTAA
- a CDS encoding BTAD domain-containing putative transcriptional regulator: MHVATRQQRLIAALAIKGPLLRTYLVGLLWPEYPDSKALESLRVSVHLISRQVPGLIVNEGRMLYLSDDVDVDLRRVRLQARSLGAAALQTNRAALLDGLRDAQLLPGWYEDWIMVEQSRLQQDRLRAYVAIAAHSLALGDTATAEAAAEAAVEIEPLYESAVQLLIQAELQDGNPAAALRAYERYRKQLGDDMGLLPSESVSALLAGALERRPGLRTERSVPPRHPWLSGQPALDHA, encoded by the coding sequence GTGCATGTTGCAACGCGCCAGCAGCGGCTCATCGCGGCGCTGGCCATCAAGGGTCCACTCCTTCGTACCTACCTCGTTGGCTTGTTGTGGCCCGAGTATCCGGATTCCAAGGCGTTGGAGAGCCTGCGGGTCAGTGTTCATTTGATTTCACGCCAAGTGCCCGGCCTGATCGTCAATGAAGGCCGGATGCTGTACCTCAGCGACGACGTGGATGTCGACCTAAGGCGGGTCCGGCTCCAGGCCAGGTCCCTGGGCGCTGCGGCGCTGCAGACCAACCGTGCGGCTTTGCTGGACGGGTTACGGGATGCGCAACTGCTTCCCGGCTGGTACGAGGACTGGATCATGGTTGAACAGAGCCGGCTGCAGCAGGACCGGTTGCGGGCCTACGTAGCCATTGCCGCACATTCGCTTGCCTTGGGCGACACCGCGACGGCGGAGGCAGCCGCTGAGGCGGCGGTGGAGATCGAGCCGCTCTATGAGAGTGCCGTCCAGCTCCTTATCCAGGCTGAACTGCAGGACGGCAACCCTGCCGCCGCGCTCAGGGCTTACGAGCGGTACCGGAAACAGCTTGGGGATGACATGGGGCTGCTGCCTTCGGAATCAGTCAGTGCGCTCCTCGCCGGAGCCCTTGAGCGCCGGCCGGGTTTGCGGACGGAACGGTCAGTTCCGCCCCGTCACCCCTGGCTGAGCGGCCAGCCAGCGCTTGACCACGCTTAG
- a CDS encoding DUF4304 domain-containing protein gives MALNEFVGPAVRDAGFNGSGKTWRRINGHGDWAIVNVQSSAWSTSEELRCVINISLVPQPWIAWTSHLLDQEVPKTPDEASGLYRDRIHPTGSPANTDEWWTVRNEADAATVARDMVLRLTTDALPLLANLLERPKLLESLRNKDLGMVRGAGWDLHFMRAEAVLRAEEGMSPTLEELLDDIDRHSGEKLRANAERLISWVQSRAAAADHGDRRVASDRE, from the coding sequence GTGGCATTGAACGAGTTCGTTGGTCCCGCAGTCCGGGATGCGGGTTTCAACGGCTCCGGAAAGACGTGGAGACGCATCAACGGACATGGGGACTGGGCAATCGTGAACGTCCAGTCGTCAGCGTGGAGCACTTCCGAGGAACTGCGCTGCGTCATCAACATTTCTCTCGTTCCACAGCCATGGATCGCTTGGACTTCCCATCTCTTGGACCAAGAAGTGCCGAAAACCCCAGACGAGGCATCGGGGCTCTATCGCGACCGGATCCATCCCACAGGATCCCCGGCAAACACGGACGAGTGGTGGACGGTCCGGAACGAAGCGGATGCAGCGACCGTCGCCCGGGATATGGTGCTCAGGCTCACAACGGATGCCCTACCGCTTCTGGCTAATCTTCTTGAACGTCCCAAGCTTCTGGAGTCCTTGCGAAACAAGGACCTGGGAATGGTCCGCGGGGCGGGCTGGGACCTGCACTTCATGCGAGCCGAAGCCGTTCTCCGCGCTGAAGAGGGAATGTCCCCCACGCTTGAGGAGCTCCTGGACGATATCGACCGGCATTCAGGGGAAAAACTTCGTGCCAATGCTGAGAGGTTAATCTCCTGGGTCCAGTCTAGAGCGGCCGCGGCAGACCATGGAGACCGGCGCGTCGCAAGCGACCGTGAATAG